In one Rhea pennata isolate bPtePen1 chromosome 15, bPtePen1.pri, whole genome shotgun sequence genomic region, the following are encoded:
- the GET4 gene encoding Golgi to ER traffic protein 4 homolog isoform X1 produces MAAAIMAAAAEQDASKGGGRNRGGVQRVEGKLRASVEKGDYYEAHQMYRTLFFRYMSQGKHAEARELMYSGALLFFSHNQQNSAADLSMLVLESLEKSDAKVTDDLLENLAKLFSLMDPNSPERVAFVSRALKWSSGGSGKLGHPKLHQLLAITLWKEQNYSESRYHFLHSTDGEGCANMLVEYSSSRGYRSEVDMFVAQAVLQFLCLKNKTSASVVFTTYTQKHPSIEKGPPFVQPLLNFIWFLLLAVDGGKLTVFTVLCEQYQPSLKRDPMYNEYLDRIGQLFFGVPPKQTSSYGGLLGNLLNSLMGTGEDDDTEDGQEDSSPIELD; encoded by the exons ATGGCGGCGGCGATtatggcggcggcggcggagcaggACGCCTCGAAAGGCGGCGGCAGGAACCGCGGCGGCGTGCAGCGCGTCGAGGGCAAGCTGCGCGCCAGCGTGGAGAAGGGCGACTACTACGAAGCGCACCAGATGTACCGGACGCTCTTCTTCAG GTATATGTCACAAGGAAAACATGCGGAAGCAAGAGAGCTAATGTATTCAGGGGCATTGCTGTTCTTCAGTCATAACCAG CAAAATAGTGCTGCTGATCTGTCCATGCTGGTTTTGGAGTCTTTGGAGAAATCAGATGCAAAAGTAACAGATGACCTTTTAG AAAACTTGGCTAAATTGTTTAGTTTAATGGATCCAAATTCTCCTGAAAGAGTGGCTTTTGTATCCAGAGCACTGAAATGGTCTAGTGGGGGATCAGGAAAACTTGGTCATCCAAAACTACACCAGTTACTAGCAATTACCTTGTGGAAAG agCAAAACTATAGTGAATCTCGGTATCACTTCTTGCACTCCACAGATGGCGAAGGATGTGCAAATATGCTAGTAGAATACTCTTCATCCAGAGGATATCGCAGTGAGGTGGACATGTTTGTAGCACAGGCGGTCCTACA ATTTCTCTGCTTAAAAAATAAGACCAGCGCATCAGTTGTTTTTACGACATATACACAGAAACATCCGTCAATAGAAAAGGGTCCGCCCTTTGTTCAACCACTACTAAACTTCATTTGGTTTCTGTTATTGGCAGTTGATGG AGGAAAACTAACAGTATTTACAGTATTGTGTGAACAGTATCAACCTTCACTGAAAAGAGATCCCATGTATAATGAG TACCTAGATAGAATAGGACAGCTTTTCTTTGGAGTTCCACCCAAGCAGACATCGTCCTATGGAGGATTACTAG GAAATCTTTTAAACAGTCTGATGGGAACTGGAGAAGACGATGACACAGAGGATGGTCAGGAAGATAGCAGTCCTATCGAACTTGACTGA
- the GET4 gene encoding Golgi to ER traffic protein 4 homolog isoform X2 produces MAAAIMAAAAEQDASKGGGRNRGGVQRVEGKLRASVEKGDYYEAHQMYRTLFFRYMSQGKHAEARELMYSGALLFFSHNQQNSAADLSMLVLESLEKSDAKVTDDLLENLAKLFSLMDPNSPERVAFVSRALKWSSGGSGKLGHPKLHQLLAITLWKDGEGCANMLVEYSSSRGYRSEVDMFVAQAVLQFLCLKNKTSASVVFTTYTQKHPSIEKGPPFVQPLLNFIWFLLLAVDGGKLTVFTVLCEQYQPSLKRDPMYNEYLDRIGQLFFGVPPKQTSSYGGLLGNLLNSLMGTGEDDDTEDGQEDSSPIELD; encoded by the exons ATGGCGGCGGCGATtatggcggcggcggcggagcaggACGCCTCGAAAGGCGGCGGCAGGAACCGCGGCGGCGTGCAGCGCGTCGAGGGCAAGCTGCGCGCCAGCGTGGAGAAGGGCGACTACTACGAAGCGCACCAGATGTACCGGACGCTCTTCTTCAG GTATATGTCACAAGGAAAACATGCGGAAGCAAGAGAGCTAATGTATTCAGGGGCATTGCTGTTCTTCAGTCATAACCAG CAAAATAGTGCTGCTGATCTGTCCATGCTGGTTTTGGAGTCTTTGGAGAAATCAGATGCAAAAGTAACAGATGACCTTTTAG AAAACTTGGCTAAATTGTTTAGTTTAATGGATCCAAATTCTCCTGAAAGAGTGGCTTTTGTATCCAGAGCACTGAAATGGTCTAGTGGGGGATCAGGAAAACTTGGTCATCCAAAACTACACCAGTTACTAGCAATTACCTTGTGGAAAG ATGGCGAAGGATGTGCAAATATGCTAGTAGAATACTCTTCATCCAGAGGATATCGCAGTGAGGTGGACATGTTTGTAGCACAGGCGGTCCTACA ATTTCTCTGCTTAAAAAATAAGACCAGCGCATCAGTTGTTTTTACGACATATACACAGAAACATCCGTCAATAGAAAAGGGTCCGCCCTTTGTTCAACCACTACTAAACTTCATTTGGTTTCTGTTATTGGCAGTTGATGG AGGAAAACTAACAGTATTTACAGTATTGTGTGAACAGTATCAACCTTCACTGAAAAGAGATCCCATGTATAATGAG TACCTAGATAGAATAGGACAGCTTTTCTTTGGAGTTCCACCCAAGCAGACATCGTCCTATGGAGGATTACTAG GAAATCTTTTAAACAGTCTGATGGGAACTGGAGAAGACGATGACACAGAGGATGGTCAGGAAGATAGCAGTCCTATCGAACTTGACTGA